Proteins encoded within one genomic window of Candidatus Limnocylindrales bacterium:
- a CDS encoding MBOAT family O-acyltransferase, translating into MLFNSLHFAIFFPIVVALYFALAHEKRWMLLLAASLYFYMAWNPAYVVLLLTATAINFWAGARIGASSDPRARKLYLVTGVSTSLAILFFYKYFNLFNETLRSGFTWAGLPYPVSSLHFLLPVGISFYTFHTLTYTIDVYRGIQKPENRFGIFALFVSFFPQLVAGPIARSSMLMPQFDERHDFDYRLAASGLKLMAWGFFKKLVIADHLTAYVDQVYGAPQDFSGPVLVMATVFFAFQIYCDFSGYTDIAIGSARIMGFRLMLNFNHPYVSKNVREFWRRWHISLSTWFRDYFYVSLGGNRVPVPRWYLNLFLTFLVSGLWHGASWTFVAWGALHGLYVVVGTATEPLRRRIAEATGLARMPRLHHTLQLLITFSLVTLAWVFFRARSLGEAMTVLARLPVGMSSFHDLYLDLGAYSFWVSIASIVVLEAVQYWQRNGDVVEWVSERPVLVRWGLYYALIVAILVFGEFGGQDFVYFQF; encoded by the coding sequence GTGCTCTTTAACTCGCTTCATTTCGCGATCTTCTTTCCGATCGTCGTCGCGCTGTATTTCGCGCTCGCGCACGAGAAGCGCTGGATGCTGCTGCTGGCGGCCAGCCTCTACTTCTACATGGCGTGGAATCCCGCCTACGTGGTGCTGCTGCTGACCGCGACTGCGATCAACTTCTGGGCAGGAGCCCGCATCGGAGCGTCGAGCGATCCGCGCGCGCGCAAGCTGTATCTCGTCACCGGAGTCTCGACGAGCCTGGCGATCCTGTTCTTCTACAAGTACTTCAATCTCTTCAACGAGACGTTGCGCAGCGGGTTCACGTGGGCGGGGCTGCCGTATCCAGTGTCGTCGCTCCACTTCCTGCTTCCGGTCGGAATCTCGTTCTACACGTTCCATACGCTGACCTACACGATCGACGTCTACCGCGGGATCCAGAAGCCGGAGAACCGTTTCGGGATCTTCGCACTGTTCGTCTCGTTCTTCCCGCAGCTCGTCGCCGGGCCGATCGCGCGCTCGTCGATGCTGATGCCGCAGTTCGACGAGAGGCACGACTTCGACTACCGGCTGGCGGCCAGCGGCCTCAAGCTGATGGCGTGGGGCTTCTTCAAGAAGCTCGTCATCGCCGATCACCTGACGGCCTACGTCGACCAGGTCTACGGCGCGCCGCAGGACTTCAGCGGGCCGGTTCTGGTCATGGCCACGGTGTTCTTCGCGTTCCAGATCTATTGCGATTTTTCCGGGTACACCGATATCGCGATCGGGTCGGCGCGCATCATGGGTTTCCGGTTGATGCTCAACTTCAACCATCCGTACGTGTCCAAGAACGTCCGCGAATTCTGGCGGCGCTGGCACATCTCGCTGTCGACGTGGTTTCGCGACTATTTCTACGTCTCGCTCGGCGGAAACCGCGTGCCCGTCCCGCGCTGGTACCTCAACCTGTTCCTGACGTTCCTCGTCAGCGGGCTGTGGCACGGCGCCAGCTGGACGTTCGTCGCGTGGGGTGCGCTGCACGGCCTCTACGTCGTGGTCGGCACGGCCACCGAGCCGCTGCGGCGAAGGATTGCCGAGGCGACGGGCCTTGCCCGCATGCCCCGGCTCCATCACACGCTGCAGCTCCTGATCACGTTCTCGCTGGTCACGCTGGCATGGGTGTTTTTCCGCGCGCGCAGTCTCGGCGAGGCCATGACGGTGCTCGCGCGGCTGCCGGTCGGAATGTCGAGCTTTCACGACCTCTACCTGGACCTCGGTGCGTACAGCTTCTGGGTATCGATCGCGTCGATCGTGGTGCTCGAGGCCGTGCAGTACTGGCAGCGAAACGGCGACGTCGTCGAATGGGTTTCCGAGCGGCCGGTGCTCGTGCGCTGGGGGCTTTACTACGCGCTGATCGTCGCGATCCTCGTCTTCGGGGAGTTCGGCGGCCAGGACTTCGTGTACTTCCAGTTCTGA
- a CDS encoding glycosyltransferase family 39 protein: MVPDSASRQVIRPASDDTRRALLAVAVAVFAAWSWLAHGGLSSPAFDVDSFDYAQMARQLYRGQGFTMQQTFPYVLHFLSAHGVATEPPWPDTTRFPLIAVEEAAAFAVVGPDDRGILVAGGALLVATVVAVFLLAGRLFGISAGVLAALAVAAEAEQLRLSRSGLLETGSGLFIVLAALALVASTESARSRSASLLGILLGLAFLQRYDLLALAPVAAVLLVVRREDQRSPSMLWCTAGFVLAAGPWLVRNLLTIGTLLGSTSVDRNLLGGIVPGDVYMAPQTLSAWQVALENLPALSAKLVTGATWIGEHAGEMFGGRFATCAALAAAALPIVSRSRAAATAWLFAAGALAARALLLSLMHNELRFYASFTPLLIVLAVGAAITLLRRISSRARTAEPAIAAFAFAAMAFTLPPLPASRSFPPPEPFASLRQLVPAGAVVASDASWNVAWYSDLPSVRFSGQWPELAGTEQAGVRVGAVLVRGPYAREFEAGHERAGGGLFRAGPGLPGGYRLWLRIDGSASLVPAPPGPAASPGTTPEATTRAASLGYSSSLS; this comes from the coding sequence ATGGTTCCAGACTCGGCTTCTCGGCAGGTCATCCGGCCGGCATCGGACGACACGCGGAGAGCGCTTCTGGCGGTCGCCGTCGCAGTCTTTGCCGCGTGGAGCTGGCTCGCGCACGGCGGCCTCTCCTCTCCCGCATTCGACGTCGACTCGTTCGACTATGCGCAGATGGCCCGGCAGCTGTACCGCGGCCAGGGGTTCACGATGCAGCAGACGTTTCCGTACGTGCTGCACTTTCTTTCCGCGCATGGGGTCGCCACTGAGCCGCCGTGGCCCGACACCACGCGCTTCCCGCTGATCGCCGTCGAGGAAGCGGCGGCGTTCGCCGTCGTCGGACCGGACGATCGCGGCATCCTCGTCGCCGGCGGCGCGCTTCTGGTCGCGACAGTCGTCGCGGTCTTCCTGCTGGCCGGGCGTCTGTTCGGCATCAGCGCCGGCGTGCTGGCGGCTCTCGCGGTCGCGGCCGAAGCCGAGCAGCTGCGGCTAAGCCGCTCGGGTCTGCTTGAAACCGGCAGCGGCCTTTTCATCGTGCTCGCCGCTCTTGCGCTGGTCGCATCCACCGAATCCGCACGAAGTCGCAGCGCGAGCCTGCTCGGGATTCTTCTCGGGCTCGCATTCCTGCAGCGCTACGACCTGCTTGCGCTCGCGCCAGTGGCTGCCGTGCTTCTCGTGGTGCGCCGCGAAGACCAGCGTTCACCCAGTATGCTCTGGTGCACGGCGGGATTCGTTCTCGCGGCCGGACCATGGCTCGTTCGCAATCTGCTCACGATCGGCACGCTGCTGGGTTCGACTTCAGTCGATCGCAATCTTCTCGGCGGAATCGTGCCCGGCGATGTCTACATGGCGCCGCAGACGCTGAGCGCATGGCAGGTCGCGCTGGAAAATCTTCCGGCGTTGTCCGCCAAGCTCGTAACGGGGGCGACGTGGATCGGCGAGCACGCCGGCGAGATGTTCGGCGGCCGCTTTGCAACCTGCGCTGCGCTGGCGGCCGCAGCGCTTCCTATCGTATCGCGCTCGCGGGCCGCCGCGACGGCGTGGCTCTTTGCAGCGGGAGCACTCGCCGCTCGCGCACTGCTGCTGTCCCTGATGCACAACGAGCTGCGTTTCTATGCGTCGTTCACGCCGCTGCTGATCGTGCTTGCGGTCGGAGCCGCAATCACGTTGCTGCGCCGTATTTCATCTCGTGCACGAACGGCGGAGCCGGCGATCGCGGCCTTCGCGTTCGCTGCCATGGCGTTCACGCTTCCGCCGCTGCCCGCATCACGGTCATTTCCACCACCGGAACCGTTCGCGTCGCTGCGACAGCTCGTGCCGGCCGGCGCAGTCGTTGCGAGCGATGCGAGCTGGAACGTTGCCTGGTATTCGGACCTGCCGTCGGTGCGCTTTTCCGGACAGTGGCCGGAGCTCGCCGGGACCGAGCAGGCCGGGGTGCGCGTCGGCGCCGTGCTCGTGCGCGGTCCGTACGCGCGCGAGTTCGAGGCGGGTCATGAACGGGCGGGCGGCGGATTGTTTCGTGCCGGCCCCGGCCTGCCCGGCGGCTACCGGCTCTGGCTGAGGATCGACGGCAGCGCGAGCCTCGTTCCCGCCCCTCCTGGCCCGGCAGCGTCTCCAGGCACGACTCCCGAAGCGACGACGCGGGCCGCGTCGCTCGGCTACTCTTCTTCCTTGTCCTGA